A genomic region of Synechococcus sp. NOUM97013 contains the following coding sequences:
- a CDS encoding GUN4 domain-containing protein, translating to MLSGRPPSTQLDLDQLLDRLATGSARQKRSTAAALEKAADELSGKASEALKGYSRDGDDWGAGWILQILQRHHPETLAAIPAASSGWFNTPSACGIDFSGLQVALLQEDFEEADRLTSCVLRELAGDQAVQRGYVYFSEVPRMQALDLTTLDRLWIAYSQGRFGFTVQSRLLNALDGRYDRLWPRIGWKIDGNWTRYPGAFQWSMEAPEGHMPLVNQLRGVRLMDALLQHPGLAHRS from the coding sequence ATGCTTTCCGGACGACCTCCCTCCACTCAACTCGACCTTGACCAGCTGCTTGACCGCCTGGCCACGGGTTCCGCTCGTCAGAAGCGCTCAACGGCTGCTGCGCTTGAAAAGGCAGCCGATGAACTCTCAGGCAAGGCCTCGGAGGCTTTGAAGGGCTACTCCAGGGATGGTGATGACTGGGGAGCTGGCTGGATCCTTCAGATTCTTCAGCGTCATCATCCAGAAACCCTTGCGGCCATTCCTGCGGCCAGTTCGGGATGGTTCAACACGCCATCGGCTTGTGGCATTGACTTCAGCGGCCTGCAGGTGGCTCTGCTGCAGGAAGACTTTGAAGAAGCTGATCGTCTCACCAGCTGCGTTCTGCGTGAGCTCGCTGGGGATCAAGCGGTGCAGCGGGGTTATGTCTATTTCAGTGAGGTCCCTCGGATGCAGGCATTGGATCTCACCACTCTGGACCGGTTGTGGATTGCCTACTCCCAGGGACGCTTTGGATTCACGGTGCAGTCGCGCTTGCTGAATGCTCTTGATGGGCGTTACGACCGGCTTTGGCCCCGTATCGGCTGGAAAATCGATGGAAACTGGACCCGATACCCAGGGGCGTTTCAGTGGTCGATGGAGGCGCCTGAAGGTCATATGCCACTGGTGAATCAACTCCGCGGTGTTCGTCTGATGGATGCGTTGCTGCAGCACCCGGGACTGGCTCACCGATCCTGA
- a CDS encoding ATP-binding protein, which produces MLTRFLPSMRWADFILPSTFQLTPLMELLLEPVECEETSCRLQLGLQEALVNAVRHGNDADPRKCLRIRRILTPNWLIWQIQDEGDGLPLQARVGILPEQLDADQGRGLFLMHQCFDDIRWSSRGNRVQLACRRPGTSVGVSDADSLDLSIPA; this is translated from the coding sequence ATGCTGACCCGATTTCTGCCTTCGATGCGATGGGCTGATTTCATCCTGCCGTCGACCTTCCAGCTCACTCCGCTGATGGAGCTGTTGCTTGAACCGGTGGAGTGCGAGGAAACCTCCTGCAGGCTGCAGCTGGGTCTCCAGGAAGCGCTGGTGAATGCCGTTCGCCATGGCAATGACGCTGACCCTCGTAAGTGTTTGAGGATCCGCCGCATTCTCACCCCGAACTGGTTGATCTGGCAGATCCAAGACGAGGGAGATGGCCTGCCACTGCAGGCCCGCGTGGGGATATTGCCTGAGCAGTTGGATGCCGATCAGGGGCGTGGGTTGTTCCTGATGCACCAGTGCTTTGACGACATCCGCTGGAGCTCCCGTGGCAATCGCGTGCAGCTGGCCTGTCGCCGGCCTGGAACCTCCGTTGGCGTCAGTGATGCGGACAGCCTGGATCTTTCAATTCCCGCTTGA
- a CDS encoding DUF6439 family protein, which translates to MSPTNWPEQAIEQARDLHQNLSIGDRDWHKLKTNADRRGAELLAAALSQLVQNGRREDVEALTQQALGWIKRELKDPGCPHH; encoded by the coding sequence GTGTCGCCGACGAACTGGCCAGAACAGGCCATTGAACAAGCCAGGGATCTTCACCAGAACCTGAGCATTGGCGATCGCGATTGGCACAAACTCAAAACCAATGCCGACCGTCGCGGAGCCGAATTGCTTGCCGCTGCGCTCTCGCAGCTGGTTCAAAACGGTCGCCGCGAGGATGTGGAGGCTCTCACACAGCAGGCACTTGGCTGGATCAAGCGGGAATTGAAAGATCCAGGCTGTCCGCATCACTGA